Proteins encoded in a region of the Balneola sp. genome:
- a CDS encoding VOC family protein — MIKGLRTVIYPAPNLLEAKKWYSKITKQEPYFDEDYYVGFDIGGYELGLIPDRKPGTQGSIVYWGVSDINATWEMLISEGATADEEIMHVGGEVYVATVIDPFGNLFGIIQNPNFKATN, encoded by the coding sequence ATGATTAAAGGACTGCGAACGGTTATATATCCAGCGCCAAATCTACTTGAAGCAAAAAAATGGTATAGCAAGATTACTAAGCAAGAACCATATTTCGATGAAGATTATTATGTGGGATTTGATATTGGCGGTTATGAGCTTGGGTTAATTCCCGACCGAAAACCTGGGACTCAGGGTAGTATTGTTTATTGGGGAGTAAGCGATATAAATGCAACCTGGGAAATGTTAATTTCAGAAGGAGCTACAGCTGATGAGGAAATTATGCACGTGGGTGGAGAGGTTTATGTAGCGACAGTAATTGACCCTTTTGGTAACTTATTCGGAATCATACAAAATCCTAATTTCAAAGCTACAAACTAA